Proteins encoded by one window of Sinorhizobium arboris LMG 14919:
- a CDS encoding VOC family protein — MLDQIKGLHHVTSMADDARTNNRFFTDTLGLRRVKKTVNFDSPDVYHLYYGDETGTPGTVMTYFPFPRMPRGRAGTGEVGTTVFSVPQGSLGFWQERLTTLGVSGVKQTESFGGRRLNFAGPDGDGFALVEVKDDPRTPWTEGGISEDHAIRGFHSVAMRLRDEGATAELLKFMGYEELDRKDGVTRLIVPGGNGASLVDLETLPNIDRAAQGAGSVHHVAFAVDNREKQLEVRKALMDTGYHVTPVIDRDYFWAIYFRTPGGVLFEIATNEPGFDRDEDVAHLGEALKLPQQHKHLRPILESHLQKLDTQGE; from the coding sequence ATGCTCGACCAGATCAAAGGCCTGCACCACGTAACGTCGATGGCGGACGACGCCCGCACGAACAACCGGTTCTTCACCGACACGCTCGGCCTGCGCCGCGTCAAGAAGACGGTGAACTTCGACTCGCCGGACGTCTACCATCTCTACTATGGCGACGAGACCGGTACCCCCGGCACCGTGATGACCTATTTTCCCTTTCCGCGAATGCCGCGCGGTCGCGCGGGCACGGGAGAGGTGGGGACGACCGTCTTCTCCGTCCCGCAGGGCTCGCTCGGCTTCTGGCAGGAGCGCTTGACGACGCTCGGTGTCAGCGGTGTCAAGCAAACGGAAAGCTTCGGCGGGAGACGTCTGAACTTTGCCGGTCCGGACGGCGACGGCTTCGCTCTGGTCGAGGTCAAGGACGACCCGCGCACGCCCTGGACCGAAGGCGGCATCTCCGAGGATCACGCCATCCGCGGCTTCCACTCGGTCGCCATGCGGCTACGCGACGAGGGCGCGACGGCGGAACTGCTGAAGTTCATGGGCTACGAGGAACTCGACCGCAAGGACGGCGTCACCAGGCTGATCGTGCCCGGCGGCAACGGCGCGAGCCTCGTCGATCTGGAGACGCTGCCCAACATCGACCGCGCCGCGCAGGGTGCGGGCTCGGTGCACCACGTCGCGTTTGCCGTCGACAACCGCGAGAAGCAGCTGGAAGTGCGCAAGGCGCTGATGGATACCGGCTATCACGTGACGCCGGTGATCGACCGGGATTATTTCTGGGCGATCTATTTCCGCACGCCGGGCGGCGTTCTCTTCGAGATCGCCACGAACGAGCCGGGCTTCGACCGGGACGAGGACGTCGCGCATCTGGGCGAGGCGCTGAAGCTGCCACAGCAGCACAAGCATCTGCGCCCGATCCTCGAAAGTCATCTGCAGAAGCTGGATACTCAGGGAGAGTAA
- a CDS encoding sensor histidine kinase, with the protein MKYRFFLALLLVPAAAGLIALQGNAVATRSYMQEASSQANTALRLAVAALSGHLNRYQALPALIADHDDVKELVTRPGDRRLRAAVNSYLKEINELLKSSDIYVITPDGNTIAASNYDGPTSFVGENFSYRPYFQHALKGEQSRFYALGTTSSKRGYYFGAPVRVGGDIRGVIVFKVDIETIEASWQGGEYRIFVSDPEGIIFMSGNPEWLYAGILPLTPERLARTEASRRYADAAVRQLPVVRSEFSGHRLLRVSDVREREYLVLSHYMPEADWTVNVLTDTASVRTQALTTVAAAMLLLCLAALAIAIVIQRRARLRERILMQEQAQEELERRVEERTADLARVNAQIEAEIAERRLTEQQLRQTQADLIQAGKLAGLGQMSAALSHEFNQPLAAAKTYADSAALLIERGRTAEASDNVRRISGLIDRMASISRHLRNFARKPNEKLGPVRLDEVIRDTLEIVAARVKAAGAELDIDLGGELTVRAGSVRLQQVLVNVISNAADAVEGLADRRLSVRAWRESGRVVLTVRDRGAGVAPAVAERIFDPFYTTKGVGRGLGLGLSISYNIIKDFGGSLTVSNHPDGGAVFRIELALAGEAGREAAE; encoded by the coding sequence GTGAAATACCGTTTCTTTCTTGCGCTCCTTCTCGTCCCGGCGGCCGCCGGGTTGATAGCCCTGCAGGGAAACGCCGTCGCCACGCGCAGCTACATGCAGGAGGCCTCGTCGCAGGCGAACACGGCGCTGCGGCTGGCCGTCGCCGCTCTCAGCGGTCACCTGAACCGCTATCAAGCCCTGCCCGCGCTCATCGCCGATCATGACGACGTCAAGGAACTGGTGACACGTCCGGGCGACCGGCGGCTGCGCGCCGCCGTCAATTCCTATCTCAAGGAGATCAACGAACTCCTCAAGTCTTCCGACATCTACGTCATCACGCCGGACGGCAACACGATAGCGGCCAGCAATTATGATGGACCGACGAGCTTTGTCGGCGAGAATTTCAGTTATCGCCCCTATTTCCAGCACGCTCTCAAGGGCGAGCAGTCCCGCTTCTACGCGCTGGGCACGACATCGTCGAAGCGGGGCTACTACTTCGGTGCGCCGGTGCGTGTCGGCGGGGACATCCGCGGCGTGATCGTTTTCAAGGTTGATATCGAAACCATCGAAGCCTCCTGGCAGGGCGGCGAGTACCGGATTTTCGTCTCCGACCCGGAGGGCATCATCTTCATGAGCGGCAACCCGGAATGGCTCTATGCCGGAATCCTGCCGCTGACCCCGGAGCGGCTTGCCCGGACCGAAGCCTCCCGGCGCTATGCCGATGCGGCGGTTCGTCAGCTGCCGGTCGTTCGAAGCGAGTTTTCCGGGCACCGGTTGCTGAGGGTGTCCGACGTCCGCGAACGGGAATATCTGGTCCTCTCGCATTACATGCCCGAGGCGGATTGGACCGTAAACGTGCTGACGGATACGGCTTCCGTCCGGACGCAGGCCCTTACCACCGTCGCGGCCGCCATGCTGCTTCTTTGCCTTGCTGCGCTGGCCATCGCGATCGTCATTCAGCGACGGGCACGCCTCCGGGAACGCATCCTGATGCAGGAGCAGGCGCAGGAGGAACTGGAACGCCGCGTCGAAGAACGCACGGCCGATCTTGCGCGTGTCAACGCGCAGATCGAAGCGGAGATCGCCGAACGGCGGCTGACCGAACAGCAGCTGCGCCAGACCCAGGCCGATCTCATCCAGGCTGGCAAACTCGCCGGTCTCGGGCAGATGTCCGCTGCTTTGTCGCACGAGTTCAACCAACCGCTTGCCGCCGCCAAGACCTATGCCGACAGCGCCGCCCTGCTGATCGAACGCGGCCGCACGGCCGAGGCAAGCGACAATGTCCGGCGGATTTCGGGCCTTATCGATCGTATGGCCTCAATCAGTCGCCACCTGCGCAACTTTGCCCGAAAGCCCAATGAGAAACTGGGCCCTGTTCGTCTTGACGAAGTCATTCGCGACACGCTCGAGATCGTGGCCGCACGCGTAAAGGCGGCGGGTGCGGAGCTGGACATCGACCTCGGCGGGGAACTGACGGTCCGGGCCGGTTCTGTCCGGCTGCAGCAGGTGCTCGTCAACGTCATCTCCAATGCCGCCGACGCCGTCGAGGGACTTGCCGATCGCAGGCTTTCCGTGCGCGCGTGGCGCGAAAGCGGGAGGGTCGTGCTTACGGTGCGCGATCGCGGCGCGGGCGTCGCGCCGGCTGTCGCGGAACGCATCTTCGATCCATTCTACACCACCAAAGGCGTCGGCAGGGGCCTTGGCCTCGGCCTGTCCATTTCCTACAACATCATCAAGGATTTCGGAGGCAGCCTGACCGTGTCGAACCATCCGGACGGCGGCGCGGTCTTTCGCATCGAGCTGGCCCTTGCCGGGGAAGCCGGGCGGGAGGCCGCCGAATGA
- a CDS encoding sigma-54-dependent transcriptional regulator: protein MSESRVLLVDDEEELRRSSAQALELAGFRVDTFASAEHALERIAFSFHGVVISDIRMPGMDGMTFLQRIREIDTELPVILVTGHGDVQLAVRAMREGAYDFVEKPFTAQTLAGTIRRALDWRGLVLENRRLRAVAGKRDDIEQRLPGRSQAMVDLRYRIRAIGASDADTLIIGETGVGKEVVARALHDLSSRASGPFIAINCAALPENLIESELFGHEPGAFPGALRPRYGKFEHGRGGTILLDEIGSMPFDLQAKFLRVLQERVITRLGSNETVALDVRFVATSKVDLEREVAAGRFRADLLYRLNVATLRVPTLSQRRSDIPLLFMQLVRESAARYGRDDIEISPVLASEMAARDWPGNVRELRNAAERLVLGLEAERAEAPAPVNGTRLADKVAAFEKSVIASALAAHGGALKPVYESLGISRKTLYEKMQKFGLDKRTLSEE from the coding sequence ATGAGCGAAAGCCGCGTCCTGCTCGTCGACGATGAAGAGGAATTACGCCGTTCCAGCGCTCAGGCGCTGGAACTCGCGGGCTTCCGGGTAGATACGTTCGCCAGCGCCGAGCATGCGCTCGAACGCATCGCCTTCAGCTTCCACGGTGTCGTCATTAGCGATATCCGCATGCCCGGCATGGACGGAATGACCTTTCTGCAGCGCATCCGGGAGATCGATACCGAACTGCCGGTGATCCTGGTCACCGGCCACGGCGACGTGCAGCTCGCGGTCCGGGCGATGCGCGAGGGCGCCTATGACTTCGTTGAAAAGCCCTTCACGGCCCAGACGCTTGCCGGAACCATCCGCCGGGCGCTCGATTGGCGCGGTCTCGTGCTCGAAAACCGCCGGCTGCGGGCCGTTGCCGGCAAACGCGACGACATCGAGCAGCGGCTGCCCGGGCGAAGCCAGGCGATGGTAGACCTGCGCTATCGCATCAGGGCGATCGGCGCCTCCGATGCCGATACGCTGATCATCGGCGAAACCGGGGTGGGCAAAGAAGTCGTCGCCCGCGCGCTCCACGATCTGAGTAGCCGCGCGAGCGGGCCGTTCATCGCCATCAACTGTGCGGCTCTTCCGGAAAATCTGATCGAGAGCGAACTCTTCGGCCACGAACCCGGCGCATTCCCCGGAGCGCTCAGGCCCCGCTACGGCAAATTCGAACACGGCCGCGGCGGCACCATCCTGCTCGACGAAATCGGCTCAATGCCATTCGATCTTCAGGCAAAGTTCCTTCGCGTGCTGCAGGAGCGGGTCATAACCCGTCTCGGCTCGAACGAGACCGTAGCGCTCGACGTTCGCTTCGTCGCCACCAGCAAGGTCGACCTGGAGCGCGAGGTAGCAGCCGGCCGGTTCCGTGCCGACCTGCTTTATCGGTTGAACGTCGCAACCTTGCGCGTGCCGACGCTTTCGCAGCGCCGCTCCGATATCCCCCTGCTCTTCATGCAGCTCGTCCGCGAATCCGCCGCCCGTTACGGGCGGGACGATATCGAGATCTCGCCCGTGCTTGCCTCGGAAATGGCCGCACGGGACTGGCCGGGCAATGTGCGCGAGCTGCGCAATGCCGCCGAGCGTCTGGTCCTCGGCCTCGAGGCCGAACGCGCAGAGGCGCCCGCACCGGTGAACGGCACGCGGCTGGCCGACAAGGTAGCCGCATTCGAAAAGAGCGTCATCGCCAGCGCGCTCGCCGCCCATGGCGGCGCATTGAAACCGGTCTACGAGTCTCTCGGGATTTCGCGTAAGACGCTTTACGAGAAGATGCAGAAGTTCGGGCTCGACAAGAGGACGTTGTCGGAGGAGTGA